TCCGCGCATACCGAAGCCCGGCGAATCGCTGATCGGATCGTCGTTCAACGTCGTACCGGGCGGCAAAGGCGCAAACCAAGCCGTCGCGGCGGCGCGCCTGGGCGCCGAAACGTATTTTGCGGGTTGCGTCGGTTCGGATGCCTTCGGCGACATGCAACAAGAAACCCTTGCACGCGACGGGATCAATCTGGACTATCTAAAGCGGCATCCGTCCGAACCCACGGGCACGGCGGTCATCCTCGTTGCCGAAACGGGCCAGAACTCGATTGTGGTCGTTCCCGCGGCCAATTGGGGTATCCAGCGGGAGGATATTGCCCGACTCGAACCGATTATGAAATCGTTCGATGCGATCCTGCTGCAACTTGAAATTCCCTTGGACGCCGTCGAGGCCACACTCGATCTTGCGCGCAGGAACGGCGTGCTTTCGATTCTGGATGCCGGCCCGGCGCAACAAATCCCGGATTCGTTGATTCGTTTGGCGGACATCGTGTCGCCGAACGAAACCGAGGCGGAAGCGTTGACAGGGATCGCCGTCGAGACTATTGACGACGCCAGACGCGCCGCGGACAAATTGCTGGAACGGGGCGCCCAAACCGCCGTGATGAAACTCGGCGCGAACGGATCCCTCCTTGCCGGGGAAACATTCATTCACGTCCCGGCGTTTCCCATTACACCGGTTGACACGACGGCGGCGGGCGACGCATTCACGGCGGCGCTGGCGTTTGGATGGAAGCGGTTGGCCCCGCACGAGGCACTGCAATTGGCCAATGCGACGGGCGCACTGGCGGCAATGGCCGTGGGCGCACAGCCTTCGATGCCATCGTTCGAGAAAGTGGCGGCGTTTATGCGTAAAAAAGGAGCCCTACATTGAGAAAGCTCATTTGTTCCGCGTCGGTCATGTGCGCGGACTTGTTGCATTTGGAAGACGACCTGAAAGATCTCGAAGCGGCAGGCTGCGACGAGTTGCATTTCGACATCATGGACGGGACCTTCGTGCCGAACTTCACGCTTGGACCGGATTTCGTGAAGGCGGCGGTACGCGCCTGCAAGATTCCCTGCTGTGCGCACCTGATGGTCTCGCGTCCGGAAGATTACGTGCAGCGGTTCATCAACGCGGGCTGCAAAGCCATCACCGTCCATCTCGAATCCACGCGGCATCCGCATGCCCTCCTGATGCGCATCCGCAAGGCTGGCGCATCGCCGGGCATTGCCATCAATCCCGCCACGCCATTGACAAAACTCGACTATCTGCTCGAACTGGCCGACCGCGTGATGCTCATGACCGTCGATCCGGGATACGCGGGACAAAAGATGATTCCCGGCGCGTACGACCGCGTGCGAATCCTGCGCGAGGTGCTCACCTACCGCGAGTCGCGCGCGAAAATCGAAGTGGACGGCAACATGGACGTGCGAAACGCCGCGCTGTTGTCGGGCGCGGGCGCGGAAATATTCGTTCTGGGAAGTTCCAGCATCTTTCAGGGCGGCGACCCCGGCGAAGCACTGCGGGAGTTCCGCAAAGCCGTCGCCGCCGAACGGCAATTGGTGTAGACTGTAACAAGACCCATTCCTGCCAACTATTACGGCATATTTCTTGAGAGACAATCGAAATAGGTGTTGTCCTTGGGGCCGAACCAGCCGATCCCCCACTGCCGGTTGTTACCGTTGTAGATGTTGAAATCCACCGTCCAGTCAATGCGCTCGCTGGTGATGTGCCCGTCGCACCATAGCACGTTCGCGCGTCCGTAATGGCGGAAATGGATGCTCGGATTCGCGAATTCGCCGTCTTTATCGCCGTGCGGATGTCCGGGATCGACATAGAGCGGCGGCTCGATGAAACTGTATTCGACGATATGGCCTTCCTGGGGCATGGCGGCGTCGGCGAACATGACGACTTCCGCCGGATTGCTTACGCGGACATCGAGGGTCGTTTCGGTCATGGATGCCGGATACGGGTTCGCATAGGCGGTCCCCCCGATATAGGCCGCGTTGTAGCCGTAACCGCCCGTGCCGCTTTCGAAGGCGTTCGGCACTTCACCCTTGCGGCGGAACTCGGTGAACACGGGACATTCCTTGACGCGCGCATCCGGCAGGTATTCCGCCAGCGGGCCTTTCTTCGGATCGAAACTCGTGTTGGGATCCGGCGTGGCCCGCTTGCCGTGCCATCGCGTCCGGCCGCCGAAACCGACCATGATGTCCGGCGCGGCGGGACAATACCGGCCATTGTGTTCCGAAGCGTACATCGCGCAGGCGAGATAGAGTTGCCGCAGGTTGTTGACGCATTGGGTCGAAAGCGCCTGTTGCCGTGCACGGCTCAACGCGGGCAGCAGGATGGCCGCCAGGATGGCGATGATCGCAATCACCACCAGTAATTCGATGAGGGTAAAACCTTTGGAAAAGCGCCTCACCGTGAAACTCCCCCGGTCCGGCCGCGTGCAGGGAAATCACGAAGCCCGTGCGTTCCTCCCCCCTTGACTTTCGCATGGTAACCCGTCACGGCCATCGAGACCATTACTATCAGCAACGCCCACGGCGACAATGGCATGGGAATATAATCGGCCGCGGAATAAATCCCGTCGCCAATCGGCGTCTCGATGGCGGGGTCCGCATACACGACAATACGGAACAGCGACGCCATGTCGGGCGATTCAATTTCCAGGAAGGTTCTTCCGCCGACGGTAACAATCTGATCGCCCGGCAGTGTCGAACTGGCATCGCCCGACAAAATCGCCGCATCCATGCAAACGATTGTCAACAACGTCCCGTCACGCACGGGATTGCCATACGCATCGCGCACGACCCCCGATGTAAGGGTCACGCGGACCGGCGTGCCGGGTTCAGGCTTGCCGACGGTCCAGGTCATGGGCGCCACGGGCGGACCCGCGAAAAACGAATAGGCCAATTCGCCGTAGGCGGCCCCTTCGACGGACGTTGCGGAAACCAAGGCGGATTGGCTGGCCGTGGGCGCTTCCACGGCGAATTGAATCCGGCCGTCCGAAGAAAGCGTCTGAATGCCCGGTGTGACCGCGTCGGCGTCATCGCCGAGGATTTTTCCCGCCGTGACGGCCACGGTGAACCGGACGCCGTCGGCAACGGGATTGGCCTGTTCATCCCTTATCGTATCGCTAGTGAACAAGGCCGTATTCGACGGTCCAACAGGAATGCCGCCCGGCGGGTCCCCATGAAGAACGATGGGGCCTTGCGGTCCGGTCTGCGATTCGGCATCACCGGGACCGGGAACCGACGCCAGGATGAAAATACCCGGCCGTCGGCTACGAAACGTCACGCGGTTGGCGGCGGCATTGACCGTCACGCCCGCGATATCCGCGGTCGTATAACCGCCATTCTCATACCGGTAGGGCTGCAATCCATCTTCGGCGAGTCCAATGATTTCGGACGCCGTGTAATGCATCACGAATTCCGCGCTTTGAATACCCGCACCCAGGAAATCGGTGATATCAGAACGGAATTCGCGCACGCAGGCACTCTTGATATGACTCATCGAGGGTAGGGCCGGCCCCGGATCGGCCACGGTTAGAATATCAACCCGGGCTGACAAGGCGCGGCCTTCGGCGGTCCGCTGTTCGGCGGCATAGAGACGCATTACGTTGCCCTCGGCATCCTGTGCCGTCCCGAGAAGCGTGCCGGTTGGGCTTCCCCCCTCAAGCGCGGGAATTTCCAGCGGCAGCACGGTGCTTTCCGGGCGATTCGGATCCGATCCGGCAAGAAGCGTTTCGTACTCGTCCAACAGTCCGTCCCCGTCGGTATCCGCGTCCGGAGCGATATCCGCGACGGCGTCAATATCGGGCGAACAAATACCCAGCGGGCCCATGTTTCGCGCGATGAACGAACTCAGGCGGATAAACCGGAACCGTTGCAGGTTGGCCGGCTGTCCCGCCGCGTCAACGGCCCAGGCGATGTCGAAGGGGTCGCCTCCCCCACTCCGCGCCGTCAAACCGACCGTCATCGGATCGTCGGGCCGCAAATAGTTGTCGAGGTATGGTTCGGCTGTTGGATTCAACTTGGCATACCCCCAGTTGTATTCGAATTGATCGTTCGATGTATCGGCGTCAAATAGATTCGGGTTTCGTATACTGCCCGCAAGATAATAAGGATGGGCCGCATCGTTGGTCGTGCCGGAAGGTTCCGAAATGGACGGCATTGGCGAAGGGGAAAAGCCGCGGCTGCCGGGGATCAGATACCAGGGGCCGGCGGCATTTTCGGCGATTTCGATGATCGCGGGTTCCTGCCAGCGCACTTGCGGATTGCCGCCGGTCCAGAACGCATTCGTAAACACGGTGCAATCCAAACCCATTGGATTGTCCGGATCGTCCTCGACGGGCGAATCGAATTCCAGAACGAGATAACCGCCCGGTCCACCCAGGCTGACGAGGCTGTCGTTATTCGGAGTGGAGGGGCCGCCCCCGGAGGGCGGGCCAAGCGCCTTAGACGGATCGGTGAACAATGCGCCGGATCCCGCTTGATACGCCACGACCCGGCTTGCCCACGGATTGGCAAACGCCATCGGCGCGGCTATCAACAGCACCATGATTGACCACCGTTTCACGGCGGGGCCCCTCCCACTCCGTTTGCCTAACGAAGTTTTCGCCGTCCCAATACGATCAGCGCGCCCAACAAGGCCAGCGCGCCCGGCATGCTCCAGACGGGCAAGGTTCCGAATGTGTTTTGCGGCACATAAAGCCGCGTCGTGAATGTGTGCCAATCCGTGACAATCAACATGATGTCGCCGGTCACCGGGTTGTAGGCCGGCGTATAGTTGTAGTGCCAAGGATCCATCGGATCGCTGAAGGGCGCATACGTTTGCACAACGGTTTCCGACGCTGGATTGACGCGCTGAACGCCGCCCGTTCCGCCGACGAGCACATGTCCGTTTTCCATCACTTCGGCCGGACCGCTCGTAAAGAAATCGTTCGGGCCGCCGATGGCCGTCGCATCCGTGTCCCAATTCAGCGTGGACGAGGCTTGGAAGGCTTGAATCAGCGCCGCGGCCGGGATGCGCTTCAGTTGCGCCGTGCTGTTCCACATGGAATCGAAAACATACGACATGGCGTAGACCGTCGTTCGCGCTTGATCGATCGCCACCGTCGCGCTCGCGGCGCTTTCGCCCGGAGCGAGCGTTGCCGGTTTTTGCATGACCGCGCGATAACCCGCCGCGGGATCATGAAGATCGAAAACACCCAATTCGTCCGTGACGAAGTTGCCGCTGTCCAAAAGGACCATCGAATCGGTCAGAAACACGCCCCAATATTGCGAAAATCCGCTTGGATAATTCGCAGGCGCGATTTCCCGGGCCGGACTGTAAGGCGCCGGCTCGTTCAGATCCAGCACATACAGTTTCTTCGACAAGCCGGCGGCAAGCAACACCGTATGCCCGTCGGGCGATACCGCCATGAACCCCGGATCGCCCGCATAACCCGTCGCAATCGGATTGAAAACATCCGCCTGAGGCAACGGCTGACGGTATATCGTGTTGCCGTCCCAAATGAGCAGACAGCCATTTGGAAGGGTCTTTACAGCAAGACTTGACGCGCCGGGCGCGGGCGTCGGCGCATTGATCAACGCCTCGAACTCCAACGCGCCGCAAGTCATGGAAAAACACAACGAGATGCAAACCACAATCAGAAAAAACTTCTTTTGTTTCATTTCAACAATCCCCGTTCGCCAGTTCGTTCAAAACAACAACCAATGATTCGAGTCTGGTGCGACGTTCGGGGGAAAAGCGATGGCAGGAACCTCTGCGAGGGGTGTTTTGCCTGCCGCAACCTTTCCGCGAAGTTGCCGCATACATGGATGTGCTTGGGCAGGTCTTCCGGCTTCCGGATCGTCCTACTTCCCGCGCCTTCCCATCCTCTCGGACAGTGGCACTGAGCGGGGTTCGTTCCCGGTTACGGCAGCGCGACTGCGACGGATTTGCACCGTGCTTCCCTTGGCCCGTTTTCGATGCCTGCGCCTTCACCTCCTTTCCCTTTGTTCAACAGTTACACTATACCCCATTTTCCGGCGTGTGTCAACGGGATTGACAATCCGGCCAAAGCGTGATAGTCTTGATCTAGCTTGTGAGCGAGGGACTCGCGTTGCGTCCCGTCATACCATGAACGGAATCGGATTTCCGGGTGGGCTTGCAGGCGACAGTTTTTCGGGCATTTCTGGATTCATAGCGCATTATCGAGCTAAAAATGCGTTGGCTGCGTCGGCGGCTCTCCCGCGGGTCCAACTACAAGGAGACACGCGGTGAGAACAAAAGGATTCACGCTAATCGAGCTACTCGTGGTCATCGCCATCATCGGGATATTGGCCGCCATATTGCTCCCCGCCCTTGCCCGGGCCCGCGAATCAGCGCGCCGGGCAAGTTGTGCAAACAACCTCAAACAGATGGGCGTCGTCCTCAAGATGTATGCGGGCGAAGCGCCGAGCCAGTTGTATCCGCCGTTGCCCATCCGGGTGTCGCATCAGATAGACTGGCACAACAACTTCCACGATTATTGCGAGTGCTGCTACCGCAATCCATACGAGCCGAATCCGTGGCTCGGCGGCCGCGCCCAATCCATCTGGGCGCCGGACGGCAAGGCCATCTATCCGGAATATCTGACGGACATCAATATCCTGATTTGCCCGTCCGACGCCGAGGCTTACTCCCGCGTGTACAAGCAGGGACTCTTTTTCCTGAATCAGGACGCCTCGGCGAAGCAGGTCGATCCCTGTGCGCTGTATCTGGAATCGTATTGGTACAACCCGTGGGCCAGCACGAAAGGCATGAACCAAACGCGCCCCTCAACCATCCCCGGCAAGGACGAGAACGATCCGGAACTCGCCAATCACGACTTCCGATGGGCCATGATGAACGGTTATATGAACATTCCATGGCAAAAGGCCTTCGGCGGCCTCGTGGGCAAAATCGCCACCGACACCACGAACGGCACTGCGCCGGGAATTTATCATTACGACACGGATGTGACCTATGAGGAGGCCGGCGTGAAATACACGTTCTACCGGACGCGGGAAGGCATCGAGCGGTTCTTCGTCACGGATATCAACAATCCCGCGGCGACCACCCTGGCGCAGAGCGAACTGTTCATCATGCAGGATCTCATGTCCACGCGCGTTGAAGACTTCAACCATGTTCCCGGCGGCACGAACACCTTGTGGATGGACGGGCATGTGTCCTTCGAGAAATTCGGCGGGCCGTGGCCGGCTTCGCGCCTGTGGGGCATGATTTGCGCGCAACTGTAAGGCGAGCCGATCGTTTTCATGCAAACCAACAGGATATGGGGTGAAAAATGACCTTGGAAAACGATACGCTTCCCGGTCGGTTGCGGCGTTGGAAAAACGGGGAAACGCCCGGACCGTGGAACCTGATGTTGTTTCCGACGAACCGGTGCAACCTGCGCTGCATCATGTGCTGGCGCAACCACGAGGCAACGCGCGGGCTGCCGGTCCTGCCCACGCACGAAATACCTCTCGAACGGCGCAACAACCCCCATAAAGAACTGTCGGACGATCGCTTGCTTGAAATTGTGGACGAGGCGGCGGCGCTTGGCTGCCGCGACTGGTTGATTCAGGGGGGTGGCGAACCCCTGTTGCGCGCATCCCTTGTGCTGCGGATATGCGAACGGATTCGTTCGCACGGCATGAATGGAAAATTGATTACCAACGCGACATTGCTCGAACCGGAACACATGCAGGCATTTGTCGAAATGGGATGGGATTTCGTTGCGTGCAGCCTCGACGGCCCCACCGCGGCGATCAACGATCCTTTGCGCGGCGCGGGAACGTTCGACGCGGTGACGGCGGCCGTGGCGCAATGCGCGGCGTTGCGACGCGCAATGAACGCGAAGCGTCCGCTGTTGCAATTGCTTACCACGGTGACGCGGCACAACCACGATGTGCTTCCTGCGATGGTCGAACTGGCCCATAGGCTGGGTTGCGACAGCGTGCAGGCCGGATTGACCGTGGTCCATTACGGACTCGAACACCTCATTACGCGCAAACAGCACAAGACGCTTCCGGCCATCATTGAAAAAGCCAACCGGCGCGCCCAAGAGTTGGGCATCGAAGCGGATTACGATCACATCGCCCGCAATCCGTGGGGGTCCATTTATCTGCGCAAACCGTGGGCATGCGACGAATCCCCGCCGCCGGGCATGGAGCACATTCCCTGTTTCTGTCCGTGGTATTCCATCGCGATTTTCGCGGATGGCCGCGTGGCCCAGTGCTCGATGAACTGGCAGGAAAAGGCGCCCTCCGTCATGAATGCCCCGTTGAAAGAGGCTTGGGAAAGCGCATACTTCGGAATGTTGCGCGAACGTATGGCGGGCGACACCCCCCTGGAATGCTGTCATCTGTGCCCGTCCATCCTTGATGCGCGAAGCCCTTCCATGCGCATCATGGACAAGGCCTATCTCGACGGGACGATCTTCGAATGAGGATGAGGCGGGCATGATCGCGATCTCCACGGAAAAGGATACATTGCTGAACCGGCTTCGATGCTGGGAACGCGGCGAGACGCCGGGACCATGGTGTATTTCCGTGTTTCCAACGAACCGCTGCAATATTCGCTGCGTCATGTGCTGGCAGCGCTACTTTGAAAACGACACCAGCCATGAACTTTCCGACGAAAGGCTGCTGCATCTCGTGGACGAAGCCGCGGCGCTTGGCTGTCAGGACTGGATCATCCAAGGCGGCGGTGAACCGCTGATGCGCGCGACGCTGGTCATGCGAATGTGCGAACGCATCCGCCAGCACGGCATGAACGGCC
The sequence above is drawn from the Candidatus Hydrogenedentota bacterium genome and encodes:
- the rbsK gene encoding ribokinase — protein: MFNGTKPRILVVGSANADLVATVPRIPKPGESLIGSSFNVVPGGKGANQAVAAARLGAETYFAGCVGSDAFGDMQQETLARDGINLDYLKRHPSEPTGTAVILVAETGQNSIVVVPAANWGIQREDIARLEPIMKSFDAILLQLEIPLDAVEATLDLARRNGVLSILDAGPAQQIPDSLIRLADIVSPNETEAEALTGIAVETIDDARRAADKLLERGAQTAVMKLGANGSLLAGETFIHVPAFPITPVDTTAAGDAFTAALAFGWKRLAPHEALQLANATGALAAMAVGAQPSMPSFEKVAAFMRKKGALH
- the rpe gene encoding ribulose-phosphate 3-epimerase, giving the protein MRKLICSASVMCADLLHLEDDLKDLEAAGCDELHFDIMDGTFVPNFTLGPDFVKAAVRACKIPCCAHLMVSRPEDYVQRFINAGCKAITVHLESTRHPHALLMRIRKAGASPGIAINPATPLTKLDYLLELADRVMLMTVDPGYAGQKMIPGAYDRVRILREVLTYRESRAKIEVDGNMDVRNAALLSGAGAEIFVLGSSSIFQGGDPGEALREFRKAVAAERQLV
- a CDS encoding prepilin-type N-terminal cleavage/methylation domain-containing protein, producing the protein MRRFSKGFTLIELLVVIAIIAILAAILLPALSRARQQALSTQCVNNLRQLYLACAMYASEHNGRYCPAAPDIMVGFGGRTRWHGKRATPDPNTSFDPKKGPLAEYLPDARVKECPVFTEFRRKGEVPNAFESGTGGYGYNAAYIGGTAYANPYPASMTETTLDVRVSNPAEVVMFADAAMPQEGHIVEYSFIEPPLYVDPGHPHGDKDGEFANPSIHFRHYGRANVLWCDGHITSERIDWTVDFNIYNGNNRQWGIGWFGPKDNTYFDCLSRNMP
- a CDS encoding thrombospondin type 3 repeat-containing protein — its product is MKRWSIMVLLIAAPMAFANPWASRVVAYQAGSGALFTDPSKALGPPSGGGPSTPNNDSLVSLGGPGGYLVLEFDSPVEDDPDNPMGLDCTVFTNAFWTGGNPQVRWQEPAIIEIAENAAGPWYLIPGSRGFSPSPMPSISEPSGTTNDAAHPYYLAGSIRNPNLFDADTSNDQFEYNWGYAKLNPTAEPYLDNYLRPDDPMTVGLTARSGGGDPFDIAWAVDAAGQPANLQRFRFIRLSSFIARNMGPLGICSPDIDAVADIAPDADTDGDGLLDEYETLLAGSDPNRPESTVLPLEIPALEGGSPTGTLLGTAQDAEGNVMRLYAAEQRTAEGRALSARVDILTVADPGPALPSMSHIKSACVREFRSDITDFLGAGIQSAEFVMHYTASEIIGLAEDGLQPYRYENGGYTTADIAGVTVNAAANRVTFRSRRPGIFILASVPGPGDAESQTGPQGPIVLHGDPPGGIPVGPSNTALFTSDTIRDEQANPVADGVRFTVAVTAGKILGDDADAVTPGIQTLSSDGRIQFAVEAPTASQSALVSATSVEGAAYGELAYSFFAGPPVAPMTWTVGKPEPGTPVRVTLTSGVVRDAYGNPVRDGTLLTIVCMDAAILSGDASSTLPGDQIVTVGGRTFLEIESPDMASLFRIVVYADPAIETPIGDGIYSAADYIPMPLSPWALLIVMVSMAVTGYHAKVKGGGTHGLRDFPARGRTGGVSR
- a CDS encoding DUF1559 domain-containing protein → MRTKGFTLIELLVVIAIIGILAAILLPALARARESARRASCANNLKQMGVVLKMYAGEAPSQLYPPLPIRVSHQIDWHNNFHDYCECCYRNPYEPNPWLGGRAQSIWAPDGKAIYPEYLTDINILICPSDAEAYSRVYKQGLFFLNQDASAKQVDPCALYLESYWYNPWASTKGMNQTRPSTIPGKDENDPELANHDFRWAMMNGYMNIPWQKAFGGLVGKIATDTTNGTAPGIYHYDTDVTYEEAGVKYTFYRTREGIERFFVTDINNPAATTLAQSELFIMQDLMSTRVEDFNHVPGGTNTLWMDGHVSFEKFGGPWPASRLWGMICAQL
- a CDS encoding radical SAM protein, with protein sequence MTLENDTLPGRLRRWKNGETPGPWNLMLFPTNRCNLRCIMCWRNHEATRGLPVLPTHEIPLERRNNPHKELSDDRLLEIVDEAAALGCRDWLIQGGGEPLLRASLVLRICERIRSHGMNGKLITNATLLEPEHMQAFVEMGWDFVACSLDGPTAAINDPLRGAGTFDAVTAAVAQCAALRRAMNAKRPLLQLLTTVTRHNHDVLPAMVELAHRLGCDSVQAGLTVVHYGLEHLITRKQHKTLPAIIEKANRRAQELGIEADYDHIARNPWGSIYLRKPWACDESPPPGMEHIPCFCPWYSIAIFADGRVAQCSMNWQEKAPSVMNAPLKEAWESAYFGMLRERMAGDTPLECCHLCPSILDARSPSMRIMDKAYLDGTIFE